In the Bacteroidota bacterium genome, AATGTTAACAGCATACATACAGGCGGCGATGAAGCGGGCGCACTATGAAATACTTGCCGATAATGAAGGATATTATGGTGATATCCACGGGTTTCAAGGTGTTTGGGCGAATGCTAAAACACTCGAAGAATGCAGAGAGGAACTACGCGAAGTTCTTGAAGATTGGATACTATTTGGGTTACGTTTAGGGAATACTCTTCCAGAGGTTGATGGGTTAAAATTAGAAGTGGTTAAAGAGGCGATTTAATGCCGGTATTTGGACCGATATCGAGAAAAGATTTGCTCCGGTATTTACTACAATTAGGATCGCAACGGACCGATGTCCGGTGGAAAACACGAATTTATGTTAAAAAATAGATTGAAACTCATACTACCCAATCCTCATGGAAAGGATATTGGAAAAAATCTTTTATCAAATATTCTTCATCAAGCAAATATTGATAGAAGTGAATGGGAAAAATTGTAATTATATTTTCAGATACCAATTCTTGTTTCAATCCATAAATCCAAGATATAAAATCCCACAACCTTACTTCATTCTGAGTTTATACTCATCGTAATTCTTTTGGTGAGCTGGGTCGTAAGTACCTAATTTGGTATAAATATCAGGGTTTTTGGAATCAAGGTACAATTCACATAGCTCCAAATATTTGGTATCGAAGAATGCTTTAATCAAAATTATCCGCTCGTTGATTTTCTTCTGGAAATTACCTATACTTTCTACAGCTTTTAAAACATTTTCGAGGGCTTTCGATTTATTTCGAGTAAGCATATCGAGTCCCTTGTAATGATAAACGTAATACGCCTCCCGAATAATTTTATTCTTCGGATTGATAATTTCTTCGATGAATTGAATTCGATTATAAGTACCCGAAGATTTCAAATCCCATCCCGATGAAGCTCCGCCTCCCGAGCGTGCTTTACTCGCAATGTCAACAGCTTGTTGGAAAAAATCTGTACCATCGGTTGGTTTGAACGAGTCGTAATCAAAACCGAGAATGATATAAACATAAAAATCAATGAAACTTGTAACAGGATCGTATTGAGGATTATTGTGATGGATCGGCTGATTTCGGACGAAAGTAAATTCCCATTTATCATCGAATATCCGGACAGTACCAGTGCTTTTGTCCGATTTATAAATTTGTCGTTGGCTGCCTATAAATACTTGCGCTGTGTATTTGTTCTCAGACGGCGAACTTTTGAAGAATATTTCAAAATTACATTTTATCTTTTGGCCGCCAAAATCATCTTTAGTCCATCTGTAATTGTTGATGTAATCCTCGATCCGCTGTTCGAAACCGGAAATGTTTTCGAGTGCTTCAGCAGTTAAATTTTCCGTATTCAATGTAACGTTACAATCAATTTCCTGTGCAATTATGAAACTGTTCATTAAAAAAATGATTGCGAAAGTTGCTAATGTGATTTTCATATCAATACTCTATTTGTTGAATTCAATATAGCTATTTTATTCAATTAGTTCAAGCGTCAATTAAGGTTAGGAGGTAATATGAAGGTAATAATAATTATCATTTTCCTGTTACATCAATCGATCGTTGCAGGATTTGAGCAAACGAACTTGGGTTCCAGAACTAATGCAATCGGAGGAGCTTTTGTAGGTTTATCGGATGATTGCTGGGGTATATTTTATAATCCTGCTGGATTATCTCTGATAAATTTTAATGAAGCAGCAGTTTATTATTCACCACGTCCCTTCGGCTTGAGCGAATTATCTACAACAGCATTTGCAGCAAATTATTCTACAAAAATCGGAACTTTCGCTTTCGCCGCAAAAAAGTATGGCTTCGAACTTTATAAAGAAATTTCAGGAACAATATCGTATGCAAATTCTTTTTTAGAAATAAATTTAGGAACGAGTTTCCATATCCATACATTGACAATTAAAGGTTACGGAAACGACTACACGATTGGTATGGATGTCGGAATTATATTACCTCTCGCTTACAATTTACTCTTCGGCTTTTCAGCGAAAAATATTAACGCACCAACGATTGGAAAGATGAAAGAAAAATTGCCGCAAGTATTTTCGTTTGGAACTTCCTACTCACCCATCAACAATTTGTTTTTGCTGATGGATTATGAAAAAGAAATTATGTTCGATGGTTCGATAAAAGCAGGGTTTGAGTATTGGGTTTTTGAATTCGCAGCTTTGCGGTTGGGTGTTAATGAGAAGCCATCAACTATTTCAGGAGGTTTGGGCTTGAAATATTTATCTCTAAAAATCGATTATGCATTTATCAACCATCAGGAACTTGGGCTTACACATTCGATCACGATTGGATTTTTGTGGGGAGAAGAAAAATGATTCGATTAACGAACATCATTCTCTTATTCGTGGGGTTATCGCCGGCACTTTCACAGATTGATACGGAAGACACAACCGATGTCGAGATTGAAAATTTAGTCGAGCAAATTACAGATGAAGAAGACTCCCAATTGTTAGATGTTTTTGAAACCGAGCCAATAATTGTCCGGGAAAATATTTGGAGTCTGCCATCGGTAGCTGTCCGGTCACGAATCCGGCAAAAACTTCAAACAAGTCGTGGATATAAAGATGGAAAGTATTTAGGAAGTCCGATAGTTTCTTATC is a window encoding:
- a CDS encoding DUF4835 family protein, with translation MKITLATFAIIFLMNSFIIAQEIDCNVTLNTENLTAEALENISGFEQRIEDYINNYRWTKDDFGGQKIKCNFEIFFKSSPSENKYTAQVFIGSQRQIYKSDKSTGTVRIFDDKWEFTFVRNQPIHHNNPQYDPVTSFIDFYVYIILGFDYDSFKPTDGTDFFQQAVDIASKARSGGGASSGWDLKSSGTYNRIQFIEEIINPKNKIIREAYYVYHYKGLDMLTRNKSKALENVLKAVESIGNFQKKINERIILIKAFFDTKYLELCELYLDSKNPDIYTKLGTYDPAHQKNYDEYKLRMK
- a CDS encoding type II toxin-antitoxin system HicB family antitoxin yields the protein MLTAYIQAAMKRAHYEILADNEGYYGDIHGFQGVWANAKTLEECREELREVLEDWILFGLRLGNTLPEVDGLKLEVVKEAI